ATAATGCTATTTGTCGTTACTAAAAAGGGTATGTGCCTTAAATTTAAGATCAGCAAAGTTCGCCAAATGGGTAGAACTGCACGCGGCGTAACTGGCATCAAATTTAAAGAGCCAGGCGATGAGGTCGTAGGCGCAGCAGTCATCGAAAGCAATGATCAAGAAATTTTAAGCATATCTCAAAAAGGTATCGGCAAACGCACAACTGCTGATGAGTACCGCTTGACAAACCGCGGTGGTAAAGGCGTAATCTGCATGAAACTAACAAACAGAACGGGTGATCTAATCGGTGTTGTGATGGTTGACGAAGAGCAAGATCTAATGGCCCTAACATCAAGCGGCAAAATGATTAGAGTAGATATGCAAAGCATCCGCAAAGCAGGACGTAATACAAGTGGCGTGATCGTTGTAAATGTAGATGGCGATGATGTTGTAAGTATCGCAAGATGCCCTAAGGCCGAAGATGGTGATGATGAAGAAGCATCAAGCGAAGATATGGGGCTTTTGGAATAAATTTTGCTGTTAAATTTTAAATAAAAGCATAAAAAGGTTGTTTATGAAGATTAAAATTTTATTTTTTGCTGTAATGGCGACACTTTTTAGTGGTTGTACATTTAACGGCTTTATGGGCGAGCCGACAAGCACATCAAATCGCAATGTAGTCATCCAAAAGGTCGATAAAGACGATCTTAGAGAGGTGATGAAAAAAGAGAAGATGATATATGATAGCGCTCCAAGAGAGACTACTTTTAGGGCTACAGGTGAGGGTATAGCTCCGTTAAATTCGCTCTCTTATGCTCAGTCTGTAACTTTAGCAAAAAGAGCGGCGATGGCTGATGCTTATTCGCAGCTTGCTGGTAAGCTTTATGGCGTAAAGATCAACGCTGAAGACACCGTAAGAGACGCGATGCTAAACGACTCATCTATCACTTCAAAGGTTCAAGGCCTTGTCAAAAACGCAAGGATCGTGAATGAAAATTTCAAAGACGGGCTTTATAAGGTAAATATGGAGCTTAAGATAGACGAAGATAAGTGGCGAGAAGTCTTTTCTTACTAACGATACTTTTAAATTTTGCCTTTTGCTTGGAAGAGTTTATCTTCTGGGCGAAGGTTGATACGAAAAATCAAATAGTTGCCTTTGAAGAAATTTCATTTTCAAAGGCGATGACTTTAACACCAAACCCAAAACCAAAATTTCTTTGCCAGATAGACGCTTTTAAAGATGAAAACACCACAACTCTTGGCTTTTTAAATTTACACAAAGATGAAATTTTTGACTGCTTTGCCTTAAAAAAAGTGATGATAAAAAATGAGCTAAATGTCAAAAATGCACAGATCTCAAACGCTTCAAATTTGAAAATTTTGCCAGTTAGATTTATGGTGGAATTTAAGCCAAAATCCGCTATCATCGGCACACTTCAATAAAAAAGAGATCAAATGAATATCGTCATAGTAGAAGATGACATCAATATGCGAAAGTCGCTTGAGATCGCACTTGGCGAGTATGAAGAGCTAAATATAAAAAGCTATAAGAGTGCAGTTGAAGCCCTAAAAAAACTAAGCGATGACACTGATCTAATCATCACCGATATAAACATGCCAAAGATGGATGGACTTGAGTTTATTAAGGAGTTAAATGGCAAATTTGACGTCATCATAATGACAGGAAATGCGACACTTAATAAGGCGATTGAGAGCGTTAGGCTCGGCGTGAAGGACTTTTTAACAAAGCCATTTGACGTCTCAACTCTATATGAAGCGATAAAAAGGGTAGAGACGCTAAAACAAAAGACTCCAAAAAGCATAAAAAAAGTTGAAACTAAAAGCGAAAATAACGGCTTTTTAGCCACTTCAAAGGCGCTTGAAGCTACGCTAAATATCGCGCTAAAAGCCGCGAGGACTGACGCTTCAATAATGCTTAGTGGCGAAAGTGGCGTTGGCAAGGAGGTCTTTGCTAAATTTATCCACGCAAACTCACCTAGAAAAGATGCTGTATTTGTTGCTTTAAATATGGCAGCGATCCCTGAAAATTTGATAGAAAGTGAGCTTTTTGGCTTTGAAAAGGGCGCATTTACTGACGCTGCGACTACCAAAAAAGGGCAGTTTGAGCTAGCAAATGGTGGAACGCTATTTTTAGATGAGATCGGCGAGATGCCTATAAATTTACAACCAAAGCTGCTTCGTGCCTTGCAGGAGCGCGAGATAACAAGACTTGGCGCTACAAAGAGCGAAAAGATAGATGTTCGCATCATCTGCGCTACAAACGCAAATTTAGAGCTTGCGATGAAGGAGGGCAGGTTTAGGGAGGATCTTTTCTACCGCCTAAACACGATCCCGCTTTTCATCCCGCCACTTCGTGAGCGAAAAGATGAAATTTTACCTATCGCGCAGGATACTTTGGAAAAATGTTGCAAAGAGTATGGCTTTGAGGCTAAAAATTTCTCAAAAGCGGCAAAAGAGGAGCTTTTGAGCTACGACTATCCAGGCAACATAAGAGAGCTCATTTCAGTCGTGCAGCGTGCAGCGATACTAAGTGAGGGTGATGAAATTTTGCCAAATGATCTATTTTTACAAGCTAGAAGCAAAAAATAGCCATAAATTTAAGTAAAATTACGAAAATTAAAAAAAGATAAGGAGAGCAGATGAGAAAATTTAACGTAGCTGTCGTTGGTGCTACTGGAGCGGTCGGCGAAGAGCTTTTTAGAGTGATGGAAGAGGTTGAGTTTCCAGTTGGAGAGCTTTTGCCGCTTGCTAGTGCAAAAAGTGCTGGTAGTGAGATCGAATTTAATGGTAAATAT
This genomic interval from Campylobacter concisus contains the following:
- a CDS encoding LPP20 family lipoprotein, whose translation is MKIKILFFAVMATLFSGCTFNGFMGEPTSTSNRNVVIQKVDKDDLREVMKKEKMIYDSAPRETTFRATGEGIAPLNSLSYAQSVTLAKRAAMADAYSQLAGKLYGVKINAEDTVRDAMLNDSSITSKVQGLVKNARIVNENFKDGLYKVNMELKIDEDKWREVFSY
- a CDS encoding sigma-54-dependent transcriptional regulator, which gives rise to MNIVIVEDDINMRKSLEIALGEYEELNIKSYKSAVEALKKLSDDTDLIITDINMPKMDGLEFIKELNGKFDVIIMTGNATLNKAIESVRLGVKDFLTKPFDVSTLYEAIKRVETLKQKTPKSIKKVETKSENNGFLATSKALEATLNIALKAARTDASIMLSGESGVGKEVFAKFIHANSPRKDAVFVALNMAAIPENLIESELFGFEKGAFTDAATTKKGQFELANGGTLFLDEIGEMPINLQPKLLRALQEREITRLGATKSEKIDVRIICATNANLELAMKEGRFREDLFYRLNTIPLFIPPLRERKDEILPIAQDTLEKCCKEYGFEAKNFSKAAKEELLSYDYPGNIRELISVVQRAAILSEGDEILPNDLFLQARSKK